The genomic region CGACCCCGGCAAAACCTCGGGGTGAGCACCAGCAGCGCTCGCGGAACCGGGCCGCCGGAACGCCTCCCGCACCTATCATGAGCAGGCAAAACGCCGGACCTCGACAGCTGGCTGGGCCGCTGGCGCGCGGGCGCGGGCGCCCGGGTGAGGTGCGGGTGACGTGCGCGGACGATCGGCCGGGCGGGACCGGCTCCGGAGGGGGTCGCACCACCCGATCTGGGGGTGGGAATTCCCGAAATTCGCCGGACGGGGTAGGGTTCGTCGCGTTAACTGATTTTTTGTGGTCGGAGGATTTGTGGCAACTGGCAGTGTGAAGTGGTTCAACGGGGAAAAGGGCTTTGGTTTCATCGCGCAGGACGAGGGCGGCCCTGACGTCTTCGTGCACTTCTCCGCGATCAACGGCACGGGCTTCAAGGAGCTCCAGGAGGGCCAGAAGGTCACCTTCGACGTGACCCAGGGCCCGAAGGGCCCCCAGGCCGAAAACGTCACCGGCCACTGATGGCGACGGCCTGAACATTCAGGCAACCGGGCTGTCTTCATGACAGCCCGGTTTTCGCTTTTTCTGGGGTAGCTCAGCGCTTGGCGGCGTGGTGGCGGGACAGCACCAGGGCCGCCGCGGCCGCGTCCTGCACGCCGAGGCCGACGCTGTTGTAGACCACCAGGTCATTGGGCGTGCGGCGGCCCGGCCTGGTGCCGCAGAGCACCTCGCCCAACGAGGTCAACTCCCCCTCGGTGAGCACCCCGTCGGCGACCGCTCGCATGATCGGCCCGGCGTGGCCGGTCGCGGTGGGCACGTGGTCCACCACCACCCGGTCCGCCCGGTCCAGCAGCGCCTGGTCCAGCTCGTGCCGGTCCGGGGCGAAGGAGCCGACGCTGACCACGGTCGCGCCGGCCGCGACCTCCGCGGTGGGCACCACCGGGGTGTGGCTGAGCGTGCCCGCGATCACCAGGTCGGCGTCCCCGACCGCGGCCACCGGGTCGGGCACCGGCACCACCTCGACCCCCAGCTCCTCGGTCAGCTGCCCCGCCGTCTGCGCGCAGCGCTCCCGGTTGGGGCTCCACATCCGGATCCGGCGCAGGTTGCGCACCCTGGACAGCGCACGCACGTGCCAGCGCCCCTGCACCCCTGAGCCCAGGATGGCCAGGTCGCCCGCGGTGGGCTGGGTCAGCGCGTCCACCGCCACCGCCGAGGCCGCCGCGGTGCGCACCGCGGTCAGCTCGCCACCGGCCAGCACCGCCAGCACCTCGCCGGTGAGCGGGTGCAGCACCACCAGGGTCGCGGTGATCGCGGGCAGGCCGCGGGCCGGGTTGTCCGGCTGCACGCTGACCACCTTGTTGACCACGCCGTGCGCGGTGGAGACCCGGCCCAGGTAGCTGAGCACGGTGGAGCCGTCCGGGCTGTTCAGCACCGCCTTCTCCGCCACCAGGCCGCTGCCCTCGCCCAGCGCGGTGAACGCCTGCCGCTGGCTGTCGATCACCCCGTCCAGGTCCAGCAGGGCCGAGACCTCGGCCTCGGACAGCACCACGGGACCCGCACTCACCGTCATGACTCCAGTCTGGCCACACCCCGGCCCGTCGGCCACGTGGCCGTGAGACCGAGGCCAACTCTCCGTGACGCTGAGCGCGAGCAAGTGTGCGCGTTGGGTGGCTTGTCCGATCCGGCGCGCGCCCTACGGTGAGCTGTGTGGACACGACGACGTTGACCTCGGTGATCGACGGCAAGGCCGTGCGCGGCACGGACTACCTCTCCCGCAACCCCGCCGAGCCGGCCGACGTGGTCGCCACGGTCCAGCTCGGCGGCGCGGCGGACCTGGTGCACGCCGCCGAGGTGGCCCGCGCCGCGCAGGCCGAGTGGGCCGCGGTGCCCGCGCCGGTGCGCGGCCGGGTGATCGCCAACCTGGGCAGGCTGGTGGAGGCCAACCAGGAGACCCTGGCCAGGCTGGTCACCAGGGAGATCGGCAAGCCCTTCGCCGAGGCGCTGGGCGAGGTGCAGGAGATCGTGGACACCTGCGACTTCTTCCTCGGCGAGGGCCGCAGGCTGTACGGGCAGACCGTGCCCAGCGAGATGCCGGACAAGCAGCTGTTCACCTTCCGGGCGCCGGTCGGGGTGGCCGTGGTGATCACCGCGGGCAACTTCCCGGTCGCGGTGCCCTCCTGGTACCTGGTGCCCGCGCTGCTGTGCGGCAACGCGGTGGTGTGGAAGCCCGCCGAGTACGCCGCGGCCAGCGCGGCCGCCTTCGCCGAGCTGGCCTGGCGGGCCGGGGTGCCCGCGGGCGTGCTCGGGCTGGTGCTGGCCGACGGACCGTCCACTTTCGACGGTCTGCGCACGGCGCTGGCGCGGCGGCTGGTGGACAAGGTCGGCTTCACCGGCTCCAGCGCGGTCGGGGAGCGGATCGGCGAGCTGTGCGGACGGCACCTCCAGTCGCCCTGCCTGGAGCTGGGCGGCAAGAACCCGATGGTGGTCACCGAGGACGCCGACCTGGACCTGGCCGTGGACGGCGCGCTGTTCTCCGGCTTCGGCTCGGCCGGGCAGCGCTGCACCTCGCTGGGCACGGTGATCGTGCACGAGGACGTGCGCGCGGAGTTCACCCGCCGCTTCGACGCCGCGGTGCGCGCCGCGGTGGTCGGCGAACCGGACGGCCCCGTCCTCTACGGACCCTTGCTGGACCAGAAGTTCGCCGACTCGTATGAGTCCACATTGGACTGGATCCAGCCGCACCACACCGTGCTCGGCTCCACCGGGATCGGCCGGATCAGCGCGGACAACCCGCGCGAAGGCTTCCACGGCAAGGCCGGGAACGGGCTGTACTACCACCCGGTGGTCGTGGACGGGGTGCGGCCGGACGACCGGATCTTCCTGGAGGAGACCTTCGGGCCGATCGTCGGCATCACCGGCTACCGCGAGTTCGCCGAGGCGGTCGAGCTGGCCAACGCGCCCGGCTACGGCCTGTCCTCCTCGATCTACACCACCGATCCGGCCAAGGCGTTCCGGTTCCGGCAGGGCATCGGCGCGGGCATGGTGAGCGTGAACAACTCCACCTCCGGCGCGGAGGCGCACCTGCCGTTCGGCGGCAATGGCCGCTCCGGCAACGGTTCCCGGCAGTCCGGCATCTGGGTGCTGGACCAGTTCACCCGCTGGCAGTCGATGAACTGGGACTTCTCCGGCAGGCTGCAGAAGGCGCAGATGGACGTCACCACTGTGGAGCCGGAGCTGGGCTACCGGCTGCCCGAGCACTGGGCCGGGCGGTGACCGGCCGCGCCCCGCTGCCCGCCGCGGCCGACGTGGTGGTCATCGGCGGCGGGGTGATGGGGGTCAGCGCGGCCTTCCACCTGGCCGAGGCCAGGGCTGAGGTGCTGTTGCTGGAACGGGACGAGCTGGGTTCGGGCAGCACCTGCCGGGCCGCGGGCGGGGTGCGCGCGCAGTTCTCCGACCCGGTCAACATCGAGCTGGGCAAGCGCAGCCTGGCCGCGTTCGAGAACTTCGCGCAGCGGCCGGGCGGGGAGATCGACCTGGCCCAGCACGGTTACCTGTTCCTGCTGGACAACGCCGAGGACGTGGCCGCGTTCGAGGCCAGTGTCACCGTCCAAAATGGACTTGGCGTGCCCAGCAGGATGCTCGAACCCGCTGAGGCGAAACGACTCTCCCCGCTGATCGACACCGACGGGCTGCTCGCCGCCGCCTACTCCCCCACCGACGGCCACTGCACCCCGGAGGCCGTGGTGCAGGGCTACGCGCGGGCCGCGCGGCGGCACGGGGCGCTCATCCGGCGGCACTGCGCGGTCACCGGCATCGACACCGAGGACGGGGAGATCCGCGCGGTGCGCACGGACGAGGGGGCCGTGCGCACCGCGACGGTGATCTGCGCGGCCGGGGCCTGGTCGGCCGCGGTGGGCGCGATGGCCGGGGTGGAGCTGCCGGTGCGGCCGCTGCGCAGGCAGATCCTGGTCACCGAGCCGGTGCCGGACCTGCCGCCGGAGCTGCCGATGACCATCGACTTCGGCACCAGCTTCTACTTCCACGGCGAGGGCGCGGGGCTGCTGGTGGGCATGTCGGACCCGGACGAGGAGTTCGGTTTTCACCTGTCCCGCACCGACTCCTGGCTGCCCAGGCTCAGCGCCGCGGTGGCCAGGCGGGCGCCCGCGCTGACCGAGGTGGGCATCGCGCACGGCTGGGCCGGGCTCTACGAGGTCACCCCGGACCACAACGCGGTGGTCGGCGAGGCGGAAGGGGTGCGCCGGTTCCTCTACGCCACCGGCTTCTCCGGTCACGGTTTCCTGCAGGGACCGGCGATCGGCGAGGTGCTGCGGGACCTGGTGCTGGGCCGGGAGCCGGTGGTGGACGTCGCCGCGCTGGACGTCCGCCGGTTCGCCGGGGCCGGAGTCCGGCCCGAACACAACTGCGTCTGAGAGGAACCTCGGTGGACCTGCACGAGTTCGACGAGTGGGGCCCGGAGAAGGTGGTCAGCGTCTCCGACTCGCGCACCGGGATGCGCGGCGTGCTGGTCATCGACAACACCGCGCGCGGCTCCGGCAAGGGCGGCACCCGGATGGCGCCCGGGGTCACCGTGGCCCAGATCGCCCGGCTGGCCAGGGTGATGACCTGGAAGTGGGCCGCGGTGGACCTCTTCCACGGCGGCGCCAAGGCCGGCATCCGGTGGGACCCGGCCAGTCCGGACAAGGAGGCAGTGCTGCGCGCCTTCGTCCGCCGCCTGGCCGACCAGATCCCGTCCAGCTACGTGGCCGGGCTGGACATGGGCATGACCGAGGCGGACGCGGCGATCATCCAGGACGAGCTGGGCGACCGGGGCGCCGCGGTGGGTGTGCCGGAGGAGCTGGGCGGGGTGGCCTACGACAAGATCGGCGTCACCGGGCACGGGGTGGCCGAGTCGGTGGACGCGGCGCTGGCGCTGCTGGGCCGCCCGACCGCGGGCGCGCGGATCTCGTTGCAGGGCTTCGGCGCGGTCGGTCTGGCCGCGGCCCGCCGCCTGCACGAGCTGGGCGCGGTGGTCATCGCGCTGTCCACCAGCGAAGGCGCGGTGCACGATCCGGACGGCCTGGACGTGCCGCACTGGCTGGCGCTGCGCGCCGAGCACGGCGACACCTGCGTGAAACTGGCTCCCGCGCAACGGATTCCGGCCGGAGCGGAGCTGCTGGTGGACTGCGATGTGCTCATCCCGGCCGCGGTGCAGGACGTCATCGACGAGCCGACCGCGGCCCGGATCCGGGCGAACCTGGTGGTGGAGGGCGCGAACCTGCCCACCAGCCCGGCCGCGGAGTCCGCGCTGGCCGAACGCGGGGTCACCGTGGTGCCGGACTTCATCGCCAACGCAGGCGGCGTGGTCGCGGCCGCCTTCGCCATGGACGCCCGCTACTCCCCGTTCCGGCCCGATCCGGCCGCGATCATGGCCACGGTGGCGGCGAAGATGCGGGCCAACACCGAGCTGGTGCTCACCGAGTCCCGCCGCACCGGCGTGCTGCCCAGGGCCGCGGCGATGCGGCTGGCCCAGGACCGGGTGCGCACCGCGATGGCGTTGCGCGGCCGCCTGCCCCGCTCCCGGTAGGCAGAATGACGGCCATGGCGACGATCTACCACAACCCGCGGTGCAGCACCTCCCGCAACACCCTCGCGCGGCTGCGTGAGTCCGGCGAGGAGCCGACCGTGGTCGACTACCTCAAGACCCCGCCGACCCGCGAGGAGCTGGCCAAGCTCATCGCGGACGCGGGCCTGACCCCCGCGCAGGCGGTGCGGCGCAAGGAGAAGCTGTTCACCGAGCTCGGCCTGGCCGAGGCCGATGACGAGGCGCTGCTGGACGCGATGGCCGAGCACCCGATCCTGATCGAGCGGCCGTTCGTGGTCACCGGCAAGGGCACCCGGCTGGCGCGGCCGATCCAGAACGTCGAGGAGATCCTCTAGCCGCCTTCGGCCAGGCGCTTGATCGCGTTGAGTCGGCTGTCCCAGTCGGCGGCGACCCGGCGCAGCCACTCCGCGGTGACCAGCAGCGCCTCCGGGCGGACCGCGTAGCGCACCTCCCGGCCCTGCCGCCCGCCGGTGACCAGCCCGGCCCGGTCCAGCACCACCAGGTGCTTGACCACCGCCTGCCTGGTCACCGGGAGGTGCTCGGCCAGGGTGGTCGCGCTGGCCGAGCCGAGCCGGGACAGCCGCTCCAGCAGTTGCCGCCGCAGCGGGTCGGACAGGGCCACGATCACCTCGTCGACCTGGTCGGTCATCCCGCGAGCTTCTCCGCGTAGGCGACCAGCTCGTCCAGCTCGGCCTGCCAGCCACCTACGTTGTCCTGGTACTGCTTGAGCTGCCGGTCCGGGGACACGCCCAGGGACTCGAACCCGGTCTCCACCACGGTCAGGCTGGTCCCCCCGTCCTGCTCGGCCAGGGTGAACTCGACCAGCGAGGTCTTGCCCTCCTCGGCTGGTCCGTCGTCGACCAGGTTCCAGCGGTAGGAGAAGAAGCGCGGCGGCTCCACCGCGACGATGGTGGCCTGGCTGGTGCCGTGCTCGGTCCAGCCGAAGCTGGCCGCGCCGCCGGGGCGCAGGTCGACCTGCGCGGTCTGGCCGAACCACTGGGCGATGT from Crossiella sp. CA-258035 harbors:
- a CDS encoding ornithine cyclodeaminase family protein; translated protein: MTVSAGPVVLSEAEVSALLDLDGVIDSQRQAFTALGEGSGLVAEKAVLNSPDGSTVLSYLGRVSTAHGVVNKVVSVQPDNPARGLPAITATLVVLHPLTGEVLAVLAGGELTAVRTAAASAVAVDALTQPTAGDLAILGSGVQGRWHVRALSRVRNLRRIRMWSPNRERCAQTAGQLTEELGVEVVPVPDPVAAVGDADLVIAGTLSHTPVVPTAEVAAGATVVSVGSFAPDRHELDQALLDRADRVVVDHVPTATGHAGPIMRAVADGVLTEGELTSLGEVLCGTRPGRRTPNDLVVYNSVGLGVQDAAAAALVLSRHHAAKR
- the arsC gene encoding arsenate reductase (glutaredoxin) (This arsenate reductase requires both glutathione and glutaredoxin to convert arsenate to arsenite, after which the efflux transporter formed by ArsA and ArsB can extrude the arsenite from the cell, providing resistance.), whose translation is MATIYHNPRCSTSRNTLARLRESGEEPTVVDYLKTPPTREELAKLIADAGLTPAQAVRRKEKLFTELGLAEADDEALLDAMAEHPILIERPFVVTGKGTRLARPIQNVEEIL
- a CDS encoding metalloregulator ArsR/SmtB family transcription factor, yielding MTDQVDEVIVALSDPLRRQLLERLSRLGSASATTLAEHLPVTRQAVVKHLVVLDRAGLVTGGRQGREVRYAVRPEALLVTAEWLRRVAADWDSRLNAIKRLAEGG
- a CDS encoding cold-shock protein — protein: MATGSVKWFNGEKGFGFIAQDEGGPDVFVHFSAINGTGFKELQEGQKVTFDVTQGPKGPQAENVTGH
- a CDS encoding SRPBCC family protein, yielding MDRIERQIHIAAPPERVWSVLTEAEHIAQWFGQTAQVDLRPGGAASFGWTEHGTSQATIVAVEPPRFFSYRWNLVDDGPAEEGKTSLVEFTLAEQDGGTSLTVVETGFESLGVSPDRQLKQYQDNVGGWQAELDELVAYAEKLAG
- a CDS encoding Glu/Leu/Phe/Val dehydrogenase dimerization domain-containing protein; this translates as MDLHEFDEWGPEKVVSVSDSRTGMRGVLVIDNTARGSGKGGTRMAPGVTVAQIARLARVMTWKWAAVDLFHGGAKAGIRWDPASPDKEAVLRAFVRRLADQIPSSYVAGLDMGMTEADAAIIQDELGDRGAAVGVPEELGGVAYDKIGVTGHGVAESVDAALALLGRPTAGARISLQGFGAVGLAAARRLHELGAVVIALSTSEGAVHDPDGLDVPHWLALRAEHGDTCVKLAPAQRIPAGAELLVDCDVLIPAAVQDVIDEPTAARIRANLVVEGANLPTSPAAESALAERGVTVVPDFIANAGGVVAAAFAMDARYSPFRPDPAAIMATVAAKMRANTELVLTESRRTGVLPRAAAMRLAQDRVRTAMALRGRLPRSR
- a CDS encoding FAD-binding oxidoreductase gives rise to the protein MTGRAPLPAAADVVVIGGGVMGVSAAFHLAEARAEVLLLERDELGSGSTCRAAGGVRAQFSDPVNIELGKRSLAAFENFAQRPGGEIDLAQHGYLFLLDNAEDVAAFEASVTVQNGLGVPSRMLEPAEAKRLSPLIDTDGLLAAAYSPTDGHCTPEAVVQGYARAARRHGALIRRHCAVTGIDTEDGEIRAVRTDEGAVRTATVICAAGAWSAAVGAMAGVELPVRPLRRQILVTEPVPDLPPELPMTIDFGTSFYFHGEGAGLLVGMSDPDEEFGFHLSRTDSWLPRLSAAVARRAPALTEVGIAHGWAGLYEVTPDHNAVVGEAEGVRRFLYATGFSGHGFLQGPAIGEVLRDLVLGREPVVDVAALDVRRFAGAGVRPEHNCV
- a CDS encoding aldehyde dehydrogenase family protein → MDTTTLTSVIDGKAVRGTDYLSRNPAEPADVVATVQLGGAADLVHAAEVARAAQAEWAAVPAPVRGRVIANLGRLVEANQETLARLVTREIGKPFAEALGEVQEIVDTCDFFLGEGRRLYGQTVPSEMPDKQLFTFRAPVGVAVVITAGNFPVAVPSWYLVPALLCGNAVVWKPAEYAAASAAAFAELAWRAGVPAGVLGLVLADGPSTFDGLRTALARRLVDKVGFTGSSAVGERIGELCGRHLQSPCLELGGKNPMVVTEDADLDLAVDGALFSGFGSAGQRCTSLGTVIVHEDVRAEFTRRFDAAVRAAVVGEPDGPVLYGPLLDQKFADSYESTLDWIQPHHTVLGSTGIGRISADNPREGFHGKAGNGLYYHPVVVDGVRPDDRIFLEETFGPIVGITGYREFAEAVELANAPGYGLSSSIYTTDPAKAFRFRQGIGAGMVSVNNSTSGAEAHLPFGGNGRSGNGSRQSGIWVLDQFTRWQSMNWDFSGRLQKAQMDVTTVEPELGYRLPEHWAGR